A part of Aegilops tauschii subsp. strangulata cultivar AL8/78 chromosome 2, Aet v6.0, whole genome shotgun sequence genomic DNA contains:
- the LOC109783357 gene encoding trihelix transcription factor ASIL1, with amino-acid sequence MDDDDNSPSPSLSPASSSPLPVASALPVADPVTVASAPPGGPLTLALPIQKHGSYPSHGGGGGGGGGREDAWSEGATSALIDAWGERFVALGRGSLRHPQWQEVAEAVSSRDNYSKAPKSDVQCKNRIDTLKKKYKIERAKPVSSWQFYDRLDVLLAPTYNQKPAAHPNGRNAVPTALRAGFPQRSRTPLMPASAPVKRRAPSPELSASSESSDGFPPEPALPAANGKRRRTDEGRVDGFSGGDRSQGMRELAQAIRRFGEAYERVETAKLEQAAETERQRLDFARELESQRVQFFLNTQKELSQGKSHISPAAAASHSQVGAATVGGSSRRMASVPDSTSRRMAPFPDARTSSNHHDRYRASDGSRHHHRPALRPHYQYHESNMADSAAASDGEQSDEEEEEEDDDNEEESQ; translated from the coding sequence ATGGACGACGACGACAACTCCCCGTCGCCCTCCCTctcgccggcctcctcctcgccgctCCCGGTCGCCTCCGCGCTCCCCGTCGCCGACCCCGTCACCGTCGCCTCCGCGCCGCCCGGCGGCCCCCTGACGCTCGCGCTCCCGATCCAGAAGCACGGGTCCTACCCCagccacggcggcggcgggggcgggggcgggggcagGGAGGATGCGTGGAGCGAGGGCGCCACCTCCGCGCTCATCGACGCCTGGGGGGAGCGCTTCGTCGCGCTCGGCCGCGgcagcctccgccacccccaGTGGCAGGAGGTCGCCGAAGCCGTCTCCTCCCGGGACAACTACTCCAAGGCCCCCAAGTCCGACGTGCAGTGCAAGAACCGCATCGACACGCTCAAGAAGAAGTACAAGATCGAGAGGGCCAAGCCGGTCTCGTCGTGGCAGTTCTACGACCGCCTCGACGTGCTCCTCGCCCCCACCTACAACCAGAAGCCGGCCGCCCACCCTAACGGACGGAACGCGGTGCCCACGGCGCTGCGCGCGGGCTTCCCCCAGCGCAGCCGCACGCCGCTGATGCCGGCCTCGGCGCCCGTCAAGCGGAGGGCGCCGTCTCCGGAGCTGTCGGCTTCGTCTGAGTCGTCCGACGGGTTCCCGCCGGAGCCTGCGCTCCCGGCGGCGAATGgcaagaggaggaggacggacGAGGGGCGCGTGGATGGCTTCAGCGGCGGTGACCGTTCTCAGGGCATGCGAGAGCTAGCGCAGGCGATACGACGCTTTGGTGAGGCCTACGAGCGCGTGGAGACAGCGAAGCTGGAGCAGGCCGCCGAGACGGAGCGCCAGCGTCTGGACTTCGCACGGGAGCTTGAATCGCAACGCGTGCAGTTCTTCCTTAATACGCAGAAGGAGCTCTCACAGGGCAAGAGCCACATCTCTCCCGCTGCGGCTGCCTCCCACTCCCAGGTAGGTGCCGCCACTGTTGGTGGCTCATCTAGGAGGATGGCGTCTGTACCAGATTCCACATCGAGAAGAATGGCACCGTTTCCTGATGCCCGGACGAGCAGCAATCACCATGACCGGTACCGTGCCAGCGACGGGAGCAGACACCATCACCGCCCTGCCCTTCGCCCGCATTATCAGTACCATGAGAGCAATATGGCCGACTCTGCAGCTGCCAGCGATGGGGAGCAGagcgatgaggaggaggaggaagaggacgatgacaatgaAGAAGAGAGCCAGTGA